The DNA sequence TGAACCATGTTGCTGGTACAAGCTGCTTGAATTGCATGCCATGTTGTACAACTGACATTAAAAAACTTGTATTATAGCCAActacataaatgtattatataaaaatattttttgtacaaaacATTTAGTTGTGTATAATAACATTGAGCTAAAAAAATACGGgagtactaaaaataaaagaggACTTTCATATAGCATACTGACGTATTCCCTATTACCAGAATAAAAACATAAGACATTCGGCGTTATAGCAAATCTaaaggtgttttttttatgatattactTTACGGTAATTACTAAGTTAGTTTAAACACATTTTGGTAATagagaaaatgtattagaacTTTAATAGCTGGGGAGCCCAAGTGGGGATTTACTCCAGCGtggcagattaatatacagggagataccttgtacccttaggatcagattagtaaaaaaaagttaatgatcagactttctCGAGCGcatcagattaaggtaggctAAGTTAGTTGCATGCTAAATTGTCAGATCTGACAATATGCAAGTAACGTAAAGAAAGGGGAGGGCTgcaaagttgaaaaaaaaaacgtcatctcgacattctcgagcgtggctgatttttttttatttttaaggaaataattcaaggatgccaaaaaatatataatctgacgatttccacAAGCCAAAGTCAGAATAATTCGTCGAAAAAGTTTAATACGTGcggctgcgtgatgcctacattagtttaaaaatattaactatgagtaatattaacataaagtGTGTATTTTGTAGTGAAACTACTTtgcaaaaatcaataaaatttacattataaacattagaaaaatgtataaatattttaaaatatcgtcGAAGTAAACCGGTTCTtccggttttttttttaattttcaacccttacgTACGACCACCCCCACCACGCAAAaaatcagattaacatacatacattattaaaaatccgTAGGACAtggatgctatcaatatctgacgcgctcgagtaTGTCCATGGcacagttttttgttttacatttttgaaagTCTATAGCCGCTCCCCCCACCAatgaaaaggttttttttttataaaacatttttttcttataattatctAAGCTTCGCAACCCAATAGGTCTCCATGACGCTCAAGTAAAttcccatttagcatcgtgggctcccctataAGTAGTTCTATAttcaaaaaactattaaattattcgaaATCTATAAGTTATTTGAAAAACTTACTTCCTCAGGTGAAGACAACTCCTTGCTGACAATAACTGCATTCTCAATAGCCTTAGCAGCATGAAAGAATGAACGATTCTTCTCATATAGCTCTGCGGCCTTCATGTGACATTCCTTGGAGTTCTTTACATCACGGGATATGCGGTAACATTGAGCTACAATAAAgcatatgtaaattattatagaataacTTATCTTTTCTTCGGCATAATGCTgatttaatgtataaaatattgctatttgaaatacataatttgtcATTTTTTTATCTCATCTTAAtatagggttgcctggaagaaatcgcttgttagcgataaggccgcccgttgccttataacttttgtaacctgatttttttatttttgttatgtgtatgtttttgattaaggtaataaagtataaataaataaataatatacattacaaaaagttgtattatttatggaaatgtaatgtaattaattaacacgTTGTaagtatacataatatatagtacaatttacattattaaataaaaaggagggcaactaaCATGTGagagacaaaaaaaatagacAATTCTGAtcaatgttattttttgttgtcGATGGACATCTGTGCTGTACTTTTTTGTGTCGTGTTAATGTGTTTAAGAAGAGTTCGTTTAGAATTATTGTTTGTGTTACACCAAACAGGAAATTTCTCCGATGCCCTATTGAAGAGATATGGCGTCCTAGATCAGGATttccaatttaaatataatttgaacaCCAAACAAAGCATTTTCTCTagagttattttatatatttatttacatttcgttGATTTACTACAGAAAACAgtacaataaaaaaggaaGGTAACAAGGGGCCTAATAACGATATGCCTAGAAGAGATCGCCGCTTCAAGGCAATCAttgtctaaaataaaaattataaataattatcagaTAAGGCGAGCGCAAGACGTGCAAAACTACATAAGACATATTAGACAATACTAATGGAACAAAgcaaacaattaaaacatatgtaaactTTGAAAaggacaataataaaaaagtacacATGAATCACGAATTTCAGATCAGTTAGTACAAACGTAAGGGATATGTCGTGGACAGTTAATTCTTGTACAGTAGAGATTTAAAGCAAGATGGAGAAGGAGCTAAGCAGGTAGGGACGAGAAATGAATTCCATAGCTTTACTGCAAAGATCTTAAAGGATTCACCAAGAAATAAAGAGTTATGAGATGAGATTTCAACGATATAGTTATCAGCTAGCTGTTACCTTTAAGTCGAGAGAACAAAAGTAAAGTGATATAATTTACCATTGATATCTTATTGTACCTATCAAGTATTAAAAATCTACAGCCTGAAATCTTATTTATCGTAATAAGcaaaaaattctataataaatcatgcttatagatatattttgtatacttatttatgaatatataaaataatgtctcTTAATCAATTAAGTTTAGCTCAAATTCTTACATCAGGAAACTTTCTACCACTTGTTTTAATCACATTTAACTAATGAGTTTAGTTAGCAtcagaaaaatacatatttattatcatattttaagacatttactacttttattttaaacatttactgTTCTAAATTGAAACTCttgtttttgttatgtatatcttaaataaataattacattacataCCTGCTTGACTGAATTCATCAGCAGCTGAATCATAGTCGGGCTTCCACTTCAGCAAACCAGTCTTTAAACTGTTAACAATGTATTCTTAAAGGCATGATAATATGTGATACACCCAAAagatagtaaaatatttaagtaaggtcaaaatctgttataacaacatcaaagggactactcatatttggttgAAAAAGCTATAGTTAAGCTATAGCTGATGtctttgttattaagtaccttataaaatataattaagctgggatctttgattttggtcaatataaccggtatctTATTCTAAATGATGTTGTTGTAATCGGTTTCGACAGTATATGCCAAAGAGGGTATTGTACAGCCTACATGATCTTAACTCTTAGCGTGATCTTAAGATAATTAATCATCATCATTTAGTTACACGGCATGGATGCTTTTTGACGAAGCTGATATTGGTGTTGGAAAGCCAAAGAGAAATATAACAGAACTTGAGTTTACTCCCActcacaatatatatatatacaagtaaTGATGgtgataaaaatatcaatcaatAGCATATTTTCTTTGAATGAATAGTCACTGCGTATCCTAAAggtagtaaaatataaatgcttAAATAAGTCAAACTACATATCCatacaagtaaaaaaattacaaacgttaaattataataaaaaaatctcttttCCCACTTACTATTTTTCTGCTGCTTTACAATGTTCCTGAGCCTCAAGAATTTTAGACATTTTTGCAACTTTTACGATCAATCACTTGTATGTGGAAGACCAGTATGATTTCTCAAAAGTTTCAGCTTGAAAGGCCACAAAATCAATACAAAATCGTATACTGAAGTCTTTCAGACTTCTAAAGCTGAAAATTATAATGTCAAAATATAAGTGACCTTGATAAATGACTATGTCTGATAATACAGATAAGGGGAGAGTCCACAGGATAGGACGATATATATTATCATGGTTATCGCCGTTGTGTCTGTCTAACTTGTAAGATctgtaaaacatataaataaccaTATTATCATAGGTGGATGGTGCAACATGCATTAATGTAAGTATCGGAAAATAAAGGTTTTTGTGATTATTACTAAGGTGCAAATATTGTATCTTACTAAGACCTTAGTAGCATGCTCTGTGGTATGCCGTCATCATTTGACATCATAAGATTTCAgttgacatttttaacaattatttacagCACTCTGTGACTACGAAATACGAATTAAACAAGTAACAACTATGAACTAACAACACTTTTTTCAATGCGTACCGCTAAAacataaatcataatattatcataatttagaCATATTGAGGTgtgagttattattattaaagttacaaCGATGAGCGCATGTACCTATATATCACCGGATTGTGCAAAGCAATGGGAAGTTTTATTGCTTCTGCTGTCTTCAGAAGAGAAAAACATCGACAGAACAACCGAAAATGAAATCGATACTATgaactatttttataacaatgaaGGTGTTAAGTAAGTATAGTtacctaaataaatttgtacatCTAATTTACGTGCAATAGTtattagttccaaaaatcccGTCGCTTACTTAACGTAAATTTGTTGTAAGTATCAACTATACAGTcgcaaagtttttataaaattaagaaaacacCTTCAATATtctcttaaatattattgtctGTGTAACAACATTGTCGTAAAACGCTTCATTATTTACTACATTGTTAACATATTTCAGAAAAATACTGTTGCAATGGTTACATGAAATGAATTTATCATATGCAAGGAAGACATCTGAAAATGATACTGCACTAAAATGTAaccaaatttcttttttatggaGACAACAAGGAAATGACAAGTATCATGCTAACTTAATAGATGATAGCTACCAATGCTATTCCAAAAGTGTGATATATGCTAATCAGAATGATACTGAATATGCCTTAGCTCTTGCAAACAGATCCGCTGCTTTGCTTAGACTGAAACGTTTCAAGGTAAGGAAAGacaacatattttttcttagTATACTGTAATGCAATATAAATTGAGTAAATGTGAGTCATAAGGGTTGGCAAATGAAATATGTAAtctattttcataatatttacagaatAGCTAGCAACAATTTTACGGTGTTAAAACCAACacattaaattgaaaataataaatttgaattgtCCGTTCACATTACCGAactatttaaacttaaatttagaattgtgaaacattagtattattttgtaggaatGTATTGCCGATATAGATCTCTCCATTGCTAGTGGTTACAAGAGGGAGATGTTACATAAGTTGCTCTTACGAAAGGCTGATTGTTACATCGAGCTGAACCAGACTAAGAATGCCCAGGCATCTATTATACGTGCCTCAGAACATGCAATTTCTCTTAAACTGTCAGCTACTCAAATGGGTATGTCagatttataagtatataacttaagtaaaagtaaagtttcaaaaaaaacatttaaaaaaatcgccCATAGTtcaaaaaacatatttctagtgagactgtatttattttacagctGAGTTTGAGCGTCATGTACGACTTTTGGAAAGGAAAATACATACTGGAGAAGTTACACATACAATTGATGAATATAATGTTGTATTACCTGAATGTCGTAATGGTGTCAATCCACAATTCAATGCAGCGTCAATGTCAATAGAACTAAAGTATGTCTCTGATTTATATCCATGTTatgagaaataatttaatgtccattttttttttatactgcATCAAAACGGTTTTGTGACCATATATATATGACATTATATATTACACATTAATAACTGAAGATACAAAAGAacatataactatataataataataataataataaatcatttttgtttattatttaggaACAACGACACAGTAGGACGTCATGTGATCGTGAAGGAGGCTTTAAAGCGTGGTGACGTTTTATTCTCCGAAGAACCTTACGCATGGGTCACGCTGCCTTCTGAAGATCCTGTATGTGACATGTGTTGCCAACCAGATATTAATCCATTACCGTGAgtcatttaaaacaaaattgttatgCTTTAAAATGTTCTTTCTTAGAATGTCTTTTTATTTGGTCTACTTCTTCCAAGAAATTATAGCCATCGtagataaatttataaaaaatacttagcCATGAATGGCggtttaattgaaataaattttgttttttaatattatctttatagctaataaaatagttttattagcTACGAAATAGTATTCGATCTTTCAGCgtcgttatatagagtttacactgtattatatgtattaaaaataaagttatatgtttatttcccAGTTTTCAATTCTTAAAGTTCCTTAATACTAAAAGAcatcttataactaatataaaaaaataaaataaccaaACGTTGTCCTGGGGTcatcttaaaaattaaagtaaaggaaaatcttaaaaattcattcaaattcTCAGGTCCTTATAACTATATGTTACGCTCCCTTACTAGATGCTTTTTGGAAATTCCATCGCATCCTTTGTAGGCAATTCGTTTAGAATCTCCGCtattaagttgtggaatacgctCACCGACTCCATACAATAGGCTaccttttaaaactcttcatTTCTTAACCATATCCTATCTCGCTCAATCGTGACTTTTGATATTCATTTAGttcttattcttttgtatttgcATTGTAATGCATGATGATGAGATTggcttttagtttattttattattttttttggattaAGTTTGATAACtttgataaattttgtatttttgttgaaatGGTTATGCAGTTCTAGCACTTtaccattaatttttttttaggtttttcctTACTGGCCGCCACtgtatcattaataataatttatgttacttgtatttttttaatgtaacaaaattttaataaataaataataaaaataaaacaaggttaattttttcattaaattctttgtatttttgtgaatGTGTAAATTCAGTTcgcaataaaaaatgtctcaTTTCTTCCTCCACAtatgaataagtatttaatttatcctAAAATTTACATTGGTTTACGTTTCACTATTGATGAGTGACAAGTATAAGAAATTTGGTTAATGTTGATAATAGTTGgtgtcaaaaaaatattaatatgtattttttagatGCAGCAGTTGTTCACGCAGCGTTTACTGTAGTGAAGCTTGTAGGAGTAAAGCATATACCATGTTTCATAAGTGGGAGTGTGTCGGAGCTCAAAGTGACCTCTTCCCCACTATCGGCATCGCTCACTTGGCTTTACGGTATGGCATATTCtgattaatgttaatttttgcTGTCGACAGATGTCGGAGCTGTGCTTTCTTGTCTCGTGATTGATTTAAAACGTTTAGAATTATTGTTTGTgttatatgaaacagaaaatttCACCGATGCCCTATTGAAGAGATATGGCGCTAAGACACAGATCAGGATttccaatttaaatataatttgaacaccaatcaaatcattttctctagaattattgtatttatttatttatacgccTTTGCTGTTATATTTAACTACACTACAGTTAAAAAAAGTCATCCACTAGAAgcttttgttttgttccattagaataaaacaaagcaattaaaccATAAAAAGAGTGAAAAGGGCAATCAAAACAGGacatgaaaaagaaaaggGCACTTTAATCACTATAATTTAGATCAGTTAGTACGTAATGACAGCAGAGATTGACacgtttttgtatgcaaactttataaatattttcaatctATTGTTCTCATTACAGGGTGCTGTTGATAAGTCAGTACCACGGTCTACCAACACCGATAAGTTTGGCAAAGCCCACAGCGTATGAACTTTTCAAGAGCTACAGTCAAGTTGACAAAATTGACATATACAGGGCTGAAACACCAGACTTCTACAGGATGTTCAATTTGGTTACAAACTTTGATAAGATGAACAATACCGATTATGTACAGTATGCTgtggtatgtatttttgattcAAGTATTCTTCAACTTCCAACAGTCCAAGTTTCACGATTGTCATGGTCCAGTAATtttagagattttttttaaattgtagacCGCAACAATGTTGATATTATACTTGGAGAGGTATACGTCATTCTTTGAGACGTTTGAATCGGGTCCATTGAGTGATAGGGAGAGGAAAATGTTCGCGGCCGCTTTTATGTTACGATGTATGGGCCAACTTGTATGCAATGGACACGCGGCGTTAAGCCTTTCTACTTACGATGACGGAACTGGTATTGTatacaaaaagtatatttatagaaatatttattaacaccatatcatatataatacattttctacaTTATAAAGTcaagaaaaaaacatttaatcatataggtaacacaatgtacacttatgaacgttaaaaaaagaaatgtatatgaaatactaactttacatttagtgacagttctcaaatcaaggtcgtagaacggaagagaagaactggcaataaaatctccgctactatttttaatgtttactaGTAATGAAaacctattaaaaaattatttattcgcTTAATGCGATTAGGTATTGAATATGTCAAGGTTTTGATACCCTTCAATCTGTTTTATTCACGAAGAATTCGAAtgagaggtgcctgaactcctaggttggtttttACAGATGGAATTTGGAAGATTGTGTTGATTTTAAACCTTGGGAATGAGAGACGACAATGTTAATATTCAGTTAGAGGTTACTGTTCTGTATTTAACCATTTTATAATGTGTATAAGAACGTAACGTAACGTAGctactttaatattaattttgactAATTAACcctaagattagcttttacttctttattaatatttttttacattctagtttagtttttgtttgtatatttctatactcagatttttcattccgtaaaattctgacatttcataggTGTTGCTGCCAAAAAAGTTCACCGAtaaagggacaaatttgacttatttgagggccaaaaaaaatgttacgatttttttatgatttacctacaaaaaggtaaatctaagTACTTTATATCGAAtcaactttaattactttatttcattctttagctggcatcactatctactaattccaggtttagtaaaccttttaaaaaaaataaaatgttatctttatttggcgtttttttactgtttgtgatgaaaagggacgtAATTATTACTCGCCattaaaccacttttaatgtggagcacaacaactaacaataaaatgtatgaatagaattagatgttcagactcgtattgaaattgaaaaatgggCCCGGCCCAAAACAGTTTTgccatctctgacatgtcaaataataatagctgTCAAAATtatacggaattaaaaatcagagtatagtgTTATgaacatgtaattttatatttttgtggtaattatttatgcacttcttgtaccaTTCCCTCAGTAGGTATTTTCTATACTAGGGTTGCCAGAAAGGGCCGCCCgatgcctaataacttatgtaacctgttttttatatgtatttaacgtaacgtaaataaataatcactgTGCGACTTTACTGTAAAATGTTAGTGTGCAAAGGtctcttttcttttgtttaaactCCCAAGAAAAGATTTCTATATTCTTGCTTTCATCATCAGATGAGTCCTGCCCGTTCTATGAAATACACGTTTTTCTAGGACGTACAGTTACCGAGAGAGAGGTGCGCCGTGCAACTGCCATATATCCCTCAGCTGCAATGATGAACCATTCTTGCGACcccaatattattaatacgtgagtaaaaatattttttaatatatttccttttactaataatgtactattttaagaacgaaagaatttttgaaattatatccaattcagtagttttttaCAAGCATACAAATTTTCACTTCATAATATTAGATCAacagcgtttttaaggcactttTTATCACGCACCAACACTCTGGGGACCACCTACGCTTCGACttaggtccttcaagaaaatagtgtaccaattcctaaaaaaaCAGcgacttgcgagccttctatTA is a window from the Pieris napi chromosome Z, ilPieNapi1.2, whole genome shotgun sequence genome containing:
- the LOC125062183 gene encoding SET and MYND domain-containing protein 4-like, coding for MSACTYISPDCAKQWEVLLLLLSSEEKNIDRTTENEIDTMNYFYNNEGVKKILLQWLHEMNLSYARKTSENDTALKCNQISFLWRQQGNDKYHANLIDDSYQCYSKSVIYANQNDTEYALALANRSAALLRLKRFKECIADIDLSIASGYKREMLHKLLLRKADCYIELNQTKNAQASIIRASEHAISLKLSATQMAEFERHVRLLERKIHTGEVTHTIDEYNVVLPECRNGVNPQFNAASMSIELKNNDTVGRHVIVKEALKRGDVLFSEEPYAWVTLPSEDPVCDMCCQPDINPLPCSSCSRSVYCSEACRSKAYTMFHKWECVGAQSDLFPTIGIAHLALRVLLISQYHGLPTPISLAKPTAYELFKSYSQVDKIDIYRAETPDFYRMFNLVTNFDKMNNTDYVQYAVTATMLILYLERYTSFFETFESGPLSDRERKMFAAAFMLRCMGQLVCNGHAALSLSTYDDGTGRTVTEREVRRATAIYPSAAMMNHSCDPNIINTFYKNRLIIRCARELSAGAEVFNCYGPHRAREPTAQRRAHLRAQYMFQCMCSGCADGAQQQFAMLFNAYACQSCKGPVLWQGKKAHCQHCNAEFFPEKALPILDRAEELAFQAIQAKSPQEGCELMQASYRLKQQVWYRHHASLRAAADRLAKSYADAGEFSKSVELIKQNIQSLEYQYGSFSVEVAHELRKLSDVMLERILNAPRNSAYREWCLETHKIVRKAVQLTELNYGGWEPLVRRLAVQERVVGDLVQDTAAGLSQTDNIHHILHYNLKI